A portion of the bacterium genome contains these proteins:
- a CDS encoding methyltransferase domain-containing protein, which yields MAALNKHQIKPFYCEAHAARDSADERNRYYGDKPINLMFLLENRYSWMNRFLSASSSGLEVGSGSGLSREYVKSGPFLLSDFTNAEYLDVKKVDALNTPFRAKDFDFVVASHVIHHVPNPMMFFSEMARILKPGGLLLINEVKCSILMRAILRLMNHESYDYGVSVYDRTAMMKLNADDRWEANCAVPDLLFDDLREFDKNVSSFKAIHHEYSECIILLNSGGVDRATLHIPLFRFFKRMVLALDRGLISLSPDIFAMSRRVVLQKRAED from the coding sequence ATGGCGGCATTAAATAAACATCAAATCAAACCATTTTATTGCGAAGCTCACGCAGCAAGGGATTCAGCGGATGAGCGAAACCGATATTATGGAGACAAACCAATCAATTTAATGTTTTTATTGGAAAACAGATATTCTTGGATGAATCGGTTTCTAAGTGCTTCTTCAAGTGGCTTGGAAGTGGGAAGCGGGTCAGGGCTTAGCAGAGAATATGTAAAATCCGGGCCTTTTCTGCTAAGCGACTTTACAAATGCAGAGTATTTGGATGTAAAGAAAGTGGATGCCTTAAATACTCCGTTTAGAGCTAAGGATTTTGACTTTGTTGTTGCTAGTCATGTTATACACCATGTCCCTAATCCGATGATGTTTTTCAGTGAAATGGCGCGCATCCTAAAGCCTGGCGGCCTTTTGTTGATAAACGAAGTGAAATGTTCAATTTTAATGAGGGCGATCTTACGCCTGATGAACCACGAATCCTACGACTATGGAGTATCTGTATATGACCGGACAGCGATGATGAAATTGAATGCAGACGATCGCTGGGAAGCGAATTGCGCCGTTCCAGATTTGTTATTCGATGATTTACGTGAATTCGACAAAAATGTCTCGAGTTTCAAGGCGATTCATCATGAATACTCTGAGTGCATAATCTTATTGAACTCTGGAGGAGTAGATCGTGCGACCTTACATATCCCACTGTTTAGATTCTTTAAAAGAATGGTTCTCGCCTTAGATCGTGGCTTAATTTCCTTGTCTCCAGACATATTTGCTATGTCTCGCCGAGTTGTTCTGCAGAAGCGTGCTGAAGACTAA
- a CDS encoding class I SAM-dependent methyltransferase encodes MKTSNQNLHDEAQFHDEWADSVDITKIDVRQMCEACTAPELRYIRATLGDLHGKRLLDVGCGLGEAGVYFATLGAQVTLTDLSAGMLRAAERLAVHHGVSVRIHQGAAETLKPQNDELFDIIYVGNAFHHIDITKTLDQLLPLLRPDGVLVSWDPMLYNPLIQLYRRLAKKVRTEEEHPLKAADVRLITCRFEQADTKFFWLFTQAVFIAMFALQWRHPGKERYWKKVIEEANRWAPIYQPLEFLDRIVLCVFPFLGWLCWNVVIVARRPRYITRLRK; translated from the coding sequence ATGAAAACTTCAAACCAAAATCTCCATGATGAAGCCCAATTCCATGATGAGTGGGCCGACAGTGTGGACATCACCAAGATTGATGTGCGGCAGATGTGCGAAGCCTGTACGGCGCCTGAGCTAAGGTATATCCGTGCGACTTTGGGTGACCTGCACGGCAAGCGATTGCTCGATGTCGGTTGCGGCCTGGGCGAAGCGGGTGTCTATTTCGCTACGCTTGGGGCGCAAGTCACCTTGACTGATCTCTCTGCCGGGATGCTCCGCGCCGCAGAGCGGTTGGCTGTACACCATGGTGTGAGCGTCCGAATTCACCAAGGTGCGGCCGAGACGCTAAAGCCTCAGAATGATGAGTTATTTGATATTATCTATGTCGGGAACGCTTTTCACCACATTGATATTACCAAAACCCTTGACCAGCTCTTGCCGTTGTTGCGCCCTGACGGCGTTTTGGTTAGTTGGGATCCCATGCTATATAATCCGCTCATTCAGCTCTATCGCCGCTTGGCCAAAAAGGTGCGTACCGAGGAGGAACACCCGCTCAAAGCAGCGGATGTAAGACTTATCACCTGTCGTTTCGAACAGGCTGACACGAAATTCTTTTGGCTTTTTACTCAAGCGGTGTTTATCGCGATGTTTGCTCTACAATGGCGGCACCCCGGAAAAGAGCGATATTGGAAGAAAGTCATTGAAGAGGCGAACCGTTGGGCACCGATTTATCAGCCTCTTGAATTTTTAGACCGAATTGTACTCTGCGTTTTTCCTTTTCTGGGTTGGTTGTGTTGGAATGTCGTAATTGTTGCGCGCCGACCGCGCTATATTACCAGATTGAGAAAGTGA
- a CDS encoding radical SAM protein, producing the protein MFSKLSKLTLARAALLHDVPIYIQFYITARCNLTCKQCNIIYANSDVRECTLDEIQRIADNFVKLRVAMVLLTGGEPFARQDLPAIIRAFESRGIHVRMQTNGLASEERIQEVVAAGGLDVSISLDSLWPPRQDDINGGFVKSWHDALRAMANFSRYLPREGSFGSIGCVLQRDNLGDIEDVIRFGSEVSWYTSLVPIHVTTLDLPMNFRTFDQSLRWKPEELPVVNSCIERIRRMRREGYLLYDSDQYLDDIKRFIAGDSTTWRSKNDGVCDSPNLYFSVLPNGNFSPCCDHRIGGSIPVYAPEFPAIYRSRKFRDEVLAVTRTCPGCMYGSYPEMSIAMRFFAAKLERMKLFLTSPPTKRWPITYDQLVSIAERIRSESRERLQLPIPSDSQS; encoded by the coding sequence ATGTTTTCAAAATTATCTAAGTTGACATTGGCTCGCGCTGCGCTGTTGCATGATGTGCCCATCTACATCCAGTTTTATATCACTGCTCGATGTAATCTTACGTGCAAACAATGCAATATTATTTACGCTAACTCGGACGTTCGCGAATGCACGCTGGATGAGATCCAGCGCATCGCAGATAACTTCGTCAAATTGCGCGTTGCCATGGTCTTGCTCACAGGAGGCGAACCTTTTGCCCGCCAGGATCTGCCCGCCATCATTCGCGCGTTCGAGTCGCGCGGCATCCATGTTCGCATGCAAACCAATGGCCTTGCGAGCGAGGAGCGCATCCAGGAGGTTGTTGCAGCTGGTGGTCTCGACGTTTCCATCTCCCTCGACTCGCTTTGGCCGCCCAGACAGGATGATATAAATGGGGGCTTTGTCAAATCCTGGCATGATGCGCTACGAGCCATGGCCAATTTTAGCCGGTACCTTCCGCGCGAGGGGTCATTTGGGTCTATAGGGTGTGTTTTGCAGCGCGATAACCTCGGCGATATAGAGGATGTGATACGGTTTGGGAGTGAGGTTAGTTGGTATACGTCTCTTGTCCCGATTCATGTTACAACGCTCGACCTTCCAATGAACTTCCGGACATTTGATCAGAGCCTTCGCTGGAAGCCTGAGGAGTTACCCGTTGTGAATTCCTGTATTGAGCGGATTCGTCGCATGCGCCGTGAAGGATACCTGCTTTATGACAGCGATCAGTATCTGGATGACATAAAGCGATTCATAGCAGGCGATTCCACAACTTGGCGAAGTAAGAACGATGGTGTCTGTGATAGTCCCAATCTTTACTTTTCCGTTCTGCCCAATGGGAATTTTTCTCCGTGTTGCGATCACCGGATTGGGGGATCAATCCCAGTATATGCACCTGAGTTTCCGGCCATCTATCGAAGTCGTAAGTTTCGCGATGAGGTTCTTGCCGTAACCCGGACTTGCCCGGGGTGTATGTATGGAAGTTACCCCGAGATGAGCATTGCAATGCGTTTTTTTGCGGCCAAACTAGAGCGGATGAAACTTTTTCTCACATCACCTCCAACAAAGCGTTGGCCCATTACTTATGATCAGTTGGTCTCAATCGCAGAGCGGATTCGTAGTGAATCACGCGAGCGTCTTCAGTTGCCCATTCCTTCAGATTCTCAATCTTGA
- a CDS encoding glycosyltransferase family 2 protein, translated as MDKFPAISAHSRSLSVVVPVYNESECFQPLLTRLLSLRDRLRDVELEYIFVDDGSNDGTTVLLATAANEYSCVKMILLSRNFGHQAALTAGVDRADGDWVCIIDGDLQDPPELIPEMLAKASEGYDIVYAQRRSRDGETRFKKATASLFYRLITVLCKIEIPPDTGDFRLVSRRAILAFRQMRETHRFIRGMVPWLGFRSAPFLYDRQARYAGSTKWPIRKMLHFAMDALFSFSNFPLRLAVFLGCGMTVFSFIGLLVILYFRFMTTFYVPGISAVIFLILLTSGMHFVVLGIFGEYIGRIFEQSKQRPLYIIAATANLPNP; from the coding sequence ATGGATAAGTTTCCCGCAATTTCAGCCCATTCCCGCAGTTTGTCAGTTGTCGTGCCGGTTTATAATGAAAGTGAATGTTTCCAGCCGCTTTTAACCAGGCTTCTTTCCCTGCGCGACCGCCTGCGGGATGTGGAATTGGAGTACATCTTTGTCGATGATGGATCCAATGACGGAACCACGGTTCTGCTAGCCACTGCAGCGAATGAATATAGTTGTGTCAAGATGATTCTCCTCAGTCGGAACTTTGGACATCAAGCTGCTCTTACCGCTGGTGTTGACCGCGCCGACGGCGATTGGGTGTGCATCATTGATGGCGATTTGCAGGATCCGCCCGAGCTTATCCCTGAAATGCTTGCTAAGGCGAGTGAAGGTTACGACATTGTTTATGCCCAACGCCGTTCGCGTGACGGCGAAACTCGATTTAAAAAAGCGACAGCATCCCTGTTCTATCGACTCATCACCGTTCTCTGTAAAATTGAAATCCCTCCCGACACCGGTGATTTTCGCCTTGTGTCGAGGCGTGCAATTCTGGCCTTTCGCCAGATGCGAGAGACGCATCGGTTTATTCGTGGTATGGTCCCATGGTTGGGATTTCGAAGTGCACCATTTCTCTATGATCGCCAAGCCCGCTATGCGGGCAGCACCAAGTGGCCCATTCGCAAGATGCTTCATTTCGCCATGGATGCACTGTTTTCGTTCTCGAATTTCCCGTTGCGTCTAGCCGTTTTTCTTGGTTGTGGAATGACGGTGTTTAGTTTTATTGGTCTCCTCGTGATATTGTATTTCCGCTTCATGACAACGTTTTATGTGCCGGGCATTTCGGCTGTCATATTCCTCATCCTGTTAACCAGCGGAATGCATTTTGTAGTTCTGGGTATCTTCGGGGAATACATTGGCAGAATTTTCGAGCAATCCAAACAGCGGCCTTTATATATAATTGCAGCGACAGCCAATTTGCCAAATCCTTAA
- a CDS encoding DUF5615 family PIN-like protein — translation MNVLIDQNVPVAAADWLRGQHPDWNIRHVNELGFEGKSDTFLYQWAQHKQAIVITYDEDFADARCYPLGCHHGVIRLRVWPTTIEHTIEALKRLLEQLPSPEWCRSLIIIDNRKIRVRKLTHLP, via the coding sequence ATGAATGTTCTGATAGACCAGAATGTGCCAGTTGCCGCTGCCGATTGGTTACGGGGACAACATCCGGACTGGAATATTAGGCATGTAAATGAACTTGGGTTTGAGGGGAAAAGTGATACGTTTCTATATCAATGGGCGCAGCACAAACAAGCCATTGTTATCACGTATGATGAGGATTTTGCAGATGCAAGGTGTTATCCGCTCGGGTGCCATCATGGTGTGATTCGTCTCCGAGTGTGGCCGACAACGATTGAACACACAATTGAGGCGTTGAAGCGGCTGCTTGAACAGTTACCTTCGCCCGAGTGGTGCCGCAGTCTCATCATCATAGATAATCGTAAAATCCGCGTGAGAAAGCTCACTCACCTTCCTTAA
- a CDS encoding DUF433 domain-containing protein, protein MKEWITVDFAICGGKPVITGTRILVKNILGMVAGGYTLSRIIEAYPELTIEMVEAALEYAASVIDEEQVLAHA, encoded by the coding sequence ATGAAAGAATGGATCACAGTCGATTTCGCGATATGCGGAGGGAAGCCTGTTATTACCGGAACCCGCATTCTGGTTAAGAATATTCTTGGGATGGTAGCGGGCGGATACACGCTGAGCCGGATAATTGAAGCCTATCCGGAACTCACAATTGAAATGGTTGAGGCGGCGCTGGAGTATGCGGCCTCTGTTATCGATGAAGAACAAGTCCTGGCCCATGCGTAA
- a CDS encoding UPF0175 family protein has translation MRRAAAVKWYEMRRISQGKAAELCGVSRSEFIGILSDYRVSVLQDDSASLAVEVST, from the coding sequence ATGCGCCGTGCGGCGGCGGTCAAGTGGTATGAAATGCGCAGGATATCTCAAGGGAAAGCCGCTGAGTTGTGTGGGGTATCACGTTCCGAGTTCATCGGGATCCTGAGCGACTACCGGGTTTCCGTTTTGCAGGATGATTCTGCATCACTTGCCGTCGAGGTCAGTACGTAA
- a CDS encoding ABC transporter permease, producing the protein MSTSHTSGFTSNDSPKITVYRPNMRHELGFFQTWAVMSRNVWGARELIWQLFKRDFLAGYKKSFVGFSWVFVSPILGIVSWIFLQKTGLLKPGDVGIPYPAYVLIGTSMWALFIGFFGSASSTLSAGGGLLMQVNYPHEALLFKQLATQLANYLIGFVMNICVLLAFHVVPSWGILLLPLVALPLFFLATAVGLMVSMISVVAYDLSRMVDIGMSILMYTTPIIYSASNSSEGLQLINRWNPLTYLVCSCRDMIIYGHLYHPKGYFIAATISLVLFMISWRLFYVSEDKLIERMV; encoded by the coding sequence ATGAGCACTTCTCACACTTCGGGTTTCACATCTAACGACTCTCCAAAGATCACCGTTTATCGCCCTAATATGCGGCATGAGCTTGGGTTCTTTCAAACTTGGGCGGTCATGTCCCGCAATGTCTGGGGGGCGCGCGAGCTGATCTGGCAGTTATTTAAGCGCGACTTTCTGGCGGGCTACAAGAAGTCTTTTGTCGGCTTTTCCTGGGTTTTTGTTTCTCCGATTTTGGGGATTGTATCTTGGATATTCCTCCAGAAGACTGGGTTGTTGAAGCCGGGTGATGTTGGTATTCCCTATCCGGCGTATGTGCTGATCGGTACCTCAATGTGGGCGCTTTTTATTGGCTTTTTCGGATCTGCATCATCCACGCTATCGGCGGGTGGTGGGTTATTGATGCAGGTGAATTACCCCCATGAAGCCCTTTTATTCAAACAACTTGCCACCCAATTGGCCAATTATCTGATCGGTTTCGTGATGAATATCTGTGTTTTGCTGGCCTTTCATGTTGTCCCCAGTTGGGGGATACTGTTACTTCCCCTGGTAGCGCTGCCGTTGTTCTTTTTGGCGACAGCGGTGGGGCTTATGGTGTCGATGATCTCGGTAGTGGCATATGACCTCAGTCGAATGGTAGATATTGGCATGAGTATTTTGATGTACACCACGCCGATCATCTATTCTGCCAGCAATAGCAGTGAGGGGCTTCAACTCATCAATCGATGGAATCCATTGACCTACTTGGTGTGTTCCTGCCGGGATATGATCATTTATGGTCATTTATATCACCCCAAAGGCTACTTTATAGCGGCGACGATCTCTCTGGTGCTATTCATGATTTCATGGCGCCTGTTCTATGTGAGTGAGGACAAGCTGATAGAGAGAATGGTGTGA
- a CDS encoding four helix bundle protein: protein MRDYTKIVAWQKADDLTVAVYEGTRSFPKDELYALTSQLRRAAYSVPANIVEGSSRESKKDYLHFLYIARGSLSETRYFIHLSRRLKYADDAACKLLLDQANETMRVLAGLINAVEQEAGSVTRVIAKVTSAVVISLGWVIRP from the coding sequence ATGCGTGACTATACCAAAATTGTAGCCTGGCAGAAAGCGGATGACCTAACTGTTGCGGTTTACGAAGGTACGCGGTCTTTCCCCAAAGATGAGTTGTATGCATTGACCAGCCAACTTCGCCGCGCGGCATACTCTGTACCTGCCAATATTGTGGAAGGTTCGTCTCGTGAGTCCAAGAAAGACTACTTGCATTTCCTTTACATTGCACGTGGGTCACTATCGGAAACCCGCTACTTTATTCATCTCTCTCGCAGGCTGAAATACGCTGATGACGCAGCATGCAAGCTGCTGCTTGATCAGGCCAACGAAACCATGCGTGTCTTAGCTGGTCTGATCAACGCCGTGGAGCAAGAAGCAGGCAGCGTTACGCGGGTAATTGCGAAGGTGACGAGTGCGGTCGTGATCAGTCTGGGATGGGTGATCCGGCCATAG
- a CDS encoding ORF6N domain-containing protein, giving the protein MSQVIKFENLQDRIIELRGQRVLLDCDVAELYGVATRDVNKAVANNQGKFPEGYVVELTRHEKEGLVENFHRFGRLKHSTVNPKAFPEKGLYMLATILKSSKAFQATLAIIETFTQIRELSKNIRDLPMVQDKTAQKALMQKSGELIAGILDDDLRTSDTETSIELNFAVLKFKHTIKKKKDP; this is encoded by the coding sequence ATGAGCCAAGTCATTAAATTTGAGAATCTGCAAGACCGGATTATTGAGCTTAGAGGACAACGCGTTCTGCTTGATTGCGATGTTGCCGAGCTTTACGGTGTTGCGACCCGAGATGTCAATAAGGCGGTTGCCAACAATCAGGGAAAGTTTCCAGAAGGGTACGTTGTTGAGCTAACACGACATGAAAAAGAGGGACTGGTGGAAAATTTCCACCGGTTTGGTAGGCTCAAACACTCGACTGTCAATCCCAAGGCGTTTCCCGAGAAAGGCCTATATATGCTGGCCACCATTCTCAAGAGCTCGAAAGCGTTTCAGGCGACGCTGGCCATCATTGAGACGTTTACGCAAATTCGCGAACTGTCCAAAAACATCCGGGATCTGCCGATGGTCCAGGACAAGACGGCGCAGAAGGCGCTAATGCAGAAAAGCGGAGAATTGATTGCCGGAATTTTAGATGACGACCTTCGAACAAGCGATACCGAGACCTCTATTGAGTTGAATTTTGCTGTGTTAAAATTCAAGCACACGATCAAGAAGAAGAAAGACCCGTAA
- a CDS encoding four helix bundle protein, which yields MNEMAFRFEGLDVWKRSVELAGKIYQITKLLPRTEQFGLIDQMRRAAVSISANIAEGSARDTEKDFAHFLNISRGSLFELVSHLEVALRLEYLKAEDVSKVKSEATEIAKMLSGLRKHILSRERAPSSER from the coding sequence ATGAATGAGATGGCGTTCAGATTTGAGGGACTTGATGTTTGGAAGCGTTCGGTAGAATTGGCCGGGAAGATCTATCAGATCACCAAATTATTGCCTCGTACTGAGCAATTTGGACTCATCGATCAAATGAGACGAGCTGCAGTATCCATTTCAGCTAATATTGCTGAAGGCTCTGCACGGGATACCGAAAAAGATTTCGCTCATTTTCTTAATATCTCCAGAGGTTCATTGTTTGAGCTTGTATCCCATCTCGAAGTTGCGTTGCGCCTTGAATATCTGAAGGCTGAGGATGTTTCAAAAGTTAAATCGGAAGCAACCGAAATCGCTAAGATGCTTAGCGGACTCCGAAAGCATATCCTTTCGCGGGAGCGAGCTCCGAGCTCCGAGCGCTGA
- a CDS encoding HepT-like ribonuclease domain-containing protein, giving the protein MSGKPHIVFSENRWPHELEMEWRHSARSIVRMRNLIVHGYDVVDPEILFDAATGRLGDFRRFRDEIDLANAKQEPAESIPPSGA; this is encoded by the coding sequence ATGAGCGGCAAGCCTCATATCGTCTTCAGCGAAAATCGGTGGCCGCATGAGCTTGAGATGGAATGGCGTCATTCAGCTCGATCCATTGTCCGCATGCGTAACCTGATTGTGCATGGTTATGACGTTGTTGATCCTGAGATTCTTTTTGACGCTGCTACGGGGCGTTTGGGTGACTTCCGTCGTTTCCGGGATGAAATTGACCTCGCTAATGCAAAGCAAGAGCCTGCCGAATCGATCCCGCCTAGCGGTGCGTGA
- a CDS encoding cysteine desulfurase, translating to MKREFIDPLAWTRADFPLLNRQVDGLPITHLDSGSTAPKPQCVIDAVTRFYTDYTANVHRGVHGLSEEATEHFERARHEVASFLNASPSEIIFTRNTTEAINLVAHGLKLQPDDEIVFPASEHHSNYIPWRVNARENPVGLDACGVPLYDELESHMGPKTRLVSLAQVSNTLGVVAPVAQWIAAAHAWNVPALVDASQSASHLPIDVKALDCDFLVTSGHKLLGPSGVGILYGKRELLESFALYQTGGGMVKLLADDRFIPNELPSRFEAGTPNIEGVIGLGAAVAYLRAIGMDAVYEHSRALGQHLVDELSAFTGVEVLARDIPLSKRIGLASFSLGKGALSADTVARQLYDRHQILVSGGYHCAHILHHRLNVEGTIRASTHVFNTHADIDRLLEGLKDILET from the coding sequence ATGAAGCGTGAATTTATAGATCCTTTGGCTTGGACTCGTGCGGATTTCCCCCTGCTAAATAGGCAGGTGGATGGACTGCCGATTACTCATTTGGATAGTGGCTCGACAGCCCCGAAACCGCAATGTGTGATTGATGCCGTCACGCGTTTTTATACCGACTATACCGCCAATGTGCACCGGGGGGTGCATGGCTTGTCGGAAGAGGCGACGGAGCATTTTGAACGCGCACGTCATGAGGTTGCCTCATTCCTGAACGCCTCACCGTCCGAAATCATTTTTACCCGCAACACGACAGAAGCCATCAATCTGGTGGCACATGGACTCAAACTTCAGCCCGATGATGAGATTGTCTTCCCGGCGTCCGAGCACCACTCCAATTATATCCCATGGCGTGTCAATGCCCGGGAGAATCCGGTGGGCCTCGATGCCTGCGGAGTGCCCCTCTATGACGAACTCGAATCACACATGGGCCCTAAAACGCGGTTGGTATCGCTCGCCCAGGTGTCCAATACGCTTGGCGTAGTGGCGCCAGTGGCGCAGTGGATCGCTGCCGCACACGCATGGAATGTACCTGCCCTTGTGGACGCTTCGCAGAGCGCCAGTCATCTCCCTATTGACGTCAAGGCACTGGACTGCGATTTTCTTGTCACTTCAGGCCATAAATTGCTGGGCCCGTCCGGAGTTGGTATTCTGTATGGGAAGCGTGAGCTGCTCGAATCCTTTGCCCTCTACCAGACGGGAGGCGGCATGGTAAAGCTTCTTGCTGATGACCGCTTTATACCCAATGAGCTCCCATCCCGGTTTGAGGCAGGAACCCCGAATATTGAGGGGGTGATAGGGCTTGGTGCCGCGGTAGCGTACCTTCGGGCCATCGGGATGGATGCGGTCTATGAACACTCACGCGCTCTTGGGCAGCATCTCGTTGATGAGCTCAGCGCGTTCACCGGCGTGGAGGTGCTTGCCCGCGACATCCCGCTTTCAAAACGCATAGGGCTCGCGTCCTTCAGTCTTGGGAAAGGAGCTCTCAGTGCCGATACTGTCGCACGGCAACTTTATGATCGGCACCAGATTCTGGTAAGTGGTGGCTACCACTGCGCCCACATCCTTCATCATCGGCTAAATGTGGAGGGAACCATCCGCGCCTCGACTCACGTATTCAATACCCACGCCGACATTGACCGCTTGCTCGAAGGACTCAAGGACATTCTGGAAACGTGA
- the cysK gene encoding cysteine synthase A: MSKIYSDNAQSIGNTPLVKLNRVTQGAKATVLAKIEGRNPAYSVKCRIGAAMIWDAEKRGVLKPGVEIIEPTSGNTGIALAYVAAARGYKLTLTMPETMSVERRRVLAAFGATLVLTPGSEGMKGAIKRAEEIAASDPAKYFLPQQFKNPANPAIHEATTGPEIWNDTNGEIDVLVSGVGTGGTISGVSRYIKNVRGKKIISVAVEPKESPVITQKLAGQELKPGPHKIQGIGAGFIPDTLDLSVVDRVEQVDSAEAVAFARRLAKEEGMLVGISCGAAAAVAVRLAQLDEFAGKTIVVILPDAGERYLSTVLFEGIG, encoded by the coding sequence ATGAGCAAAATATATAGCGATAATGCACAGTCAATTGGGAACACGCCTCTGGTCAAACTCAACCGAGTTACCCAGGGTGCAAAAGCTACAGTATTGGCCAAAATTGAGGGGCGCAATCCGGCCTATTCGGTGAAGTGCCGTATTGGTGCGGCCATGATCTGGGATGCAGAGAAACGGGGCGTGCTGAAGCCCGGTGTTGAGATCATTGAGCCGACCAGTGGGAACACGGGAATTGCCTTGGCGTATGTCGCCGCTGCCCGGGGCTACAAATTAACCCTGACCATGCCAGAGACCATGAGCGTTGAGCGGCGGCGTGTGCTCGCGGCCTTTGGGGCCACGCTGGTGTTGACGCCCGGTAGCGAGGGGATGAAGGGGGCCATCAAGCGCGCTGAGGAAATCGCAGCGTCTGATCCCGCCAAGTACTTCCTGCCGCAGCAGTTCAAAAACCCGGCGAATCCCGCCATCCATGAGGCTACCACGGGTCCGGAAATCTGGAATGACACCAATGGTGAAATTGATGTGCTGGTATCAGGCGTCGGCACGGGTGGCACGATTAGTGGCGTCTCGCGCTACATTAAAAATGTCAGGGGCAAAAAGATCATCTCTGTGGCTGTAGAGCCGAAAGAAAGCCCGGTCATCACCCAGAAACTGGCGGGTCAGGAATTGAAGCCCGGGCCTCATAAAATTCAGGGAATCGGTGCCGGCTTCATTCCCGATACACTGGATCTCTCCGTGGTGGATCGTGTGGAGCAGGTGGATAGCGCTGAGGCCGTTGCATTTGCGCGTCGTCTGGCCAAAGAGGAGGGGATGCTGGTGGGTATCTCCTGCGGCGCCGCCGCTGCAGTGGCGGTACGGTTAGCCCAGCTTGATGAGTTTGCTGGAAAGACAATCGTGGTCATCCTGCCGGATGCCGGCGAACGCTATCTGTCGACAGTGCTCTTTGAGGGCATTGGATGA
- a CDS encoding aminotransferase class I/II-fold pyridoxal phosphate-dependent enzyme: MNYATRLIHSGKDRDPYTGASSIPIYQASTFHQADPEHLGHYDYARSGNPTREALEQAIASLEGGARGLAFASGMAATSSVLMLFSPGDHLVVGQDIYGGTFRALTTLFRQWKLEVTFVDSTDPASVRKAITPATRALFVETPANPLLSITDLRAMVEIAREHKLLAITDNTFMTPYFQRPIELGFDVVVHSATKFLGGHSDLIAGLAVTREAELGHRLKVIQNTFGAILGPQDSWLVMRGIKTLGVRMDAQQRTAGMMAEWLLKRPEVKRVYYPGLPQHTGHGVHKAQASGAGAVLSFELHDVATTLNLLKRVKLPLMAVSLGGVESILSYPATMSHAAMPKPERLARGISDSLVRLSAGLEAPEDLMADIDAALVT, from the coding sequence ATGAACTATGCGACTCGTTTGATTCATTCTGGCAAGGATCGCGACCCTTATACCGGGGCCTCCAGTATCCCTATTTATCAGGCCTCTACTTTTCATCAGGCGGACCCCGAGCACCTAGGGCATTATGACTATGCCCGCAGTGGGAATCCGACACGGGAAGCGCTTGAGCAGGCCATTGCCTCCCTGGAGGGCGGAGCGCGCGGGCTGGCCTTTGCTTCCGGTATGGCGGCGACTTCATCGGTGCTGATGCTGTTTTCCCCCGGTGATCATCTGGTGGTTGGTCAGGATATTTATGGGGGCACCTTTCGTGCTTTGACCACCCTGTTCCGGCAATGGAAACTTGAGGTGACGTTTGTTGACAGCACCGATCCCGCCAGTGTCAGGAAGGCGATAACCCCGGCCACCCGTGCGTTGTTTGTTGAAACGCCAGCCAACCCTTTATTGTCCATTACCGATCTACGCGCCATGGTTGAAATTGCGCGTGAGCATAAGCTGCTGGCGATTACGGATAACACGTTCATGACGCCTTATTTTCAACGGCCGATTGAGCTCGGGTTTGACGTCGTGGTGCACAGTGCAACTAAGTTTCTGGGGGGACACAGTGACCTGATTGCCGGGTTGGCGGTAACTCGTGAGGCCGAGTTGGGACATCGGTTGAAGGTGATCCAGAATACGTTTGGTGCCATTCTGGGGCCGCAGGATTCCTGGCTGGTCATGCGTGGCATCAAGACTTTGGGGGTGCGGATGGATGCTCAACAACGCACTGCCGGGATGATGGCGGAATGGTTGCTCAAGCGTCCGGAGGTCAAGCGGGTGTACTACCCTGGCTTGCCGCAGCATACCGGACATGGCGTGCACAAAGCTCAAGCCTCAGGTGCGGGTGCGGTTCTTTCATTTGAGCTCCATGACGTGGCAACGACCCTGAATCTTCTTAAACGGGTGAAGTTGCCCTTGATGGCTGTGAGTCTTGGCGGAGTGGAGAGCATTTTGTCCTATCCGGCAACCATGTCTCATGCCGCCATGCCAAAGCCGGAACGTCTGGCACGGGGAATTTCGGATAGTCTAGTCCGACTATCCGCCGGTCTGGAAGCACCAGAAGATTTAATGGCAGACATCGATGCGGCGTTAGTCACCTAG